One part of the Candida albicans SC5314 chromosome R, complete sequence genome encodes these proteins:
- the HGT14 gene encoding Hgt14p (Putative MFS glucose transporter; 20 member C. albicans glucose transporter family; 12 probable membrane-spanning segments; expressed in rich medium with 2% glucose; rat catheter and flow model biofilm induced), producing the protein MSDEKTTATYESHTKQDSMSSTSSQSIEQISSPTKSEPKKKSWFKMKNLFEKVEDRPTPPQVYNYRIYMTAIMASAAAIIIGYDGGFIGGTVALDSFKNEFGLDKSAHSSFIISNVISVFHAGCFFGALFSYPFSFYLGRRIPLIFAAFLITAGSGIMLAANSSVGLGPIYAGRVMAGVAVGFSTNLTVVYISEIAPPAIRGQLTSSYEIGWRVGDLVGFWINYGVDSHIPEGKRQWYIPFAIQLIPSGLFLLGSIFMKESPRWLMQVGRYDEAIKNLTWFRQLPEDDEYIVYEVNQVKESIEEQKQKIGLGIMDPFYEVFFNNKLVLRRLLITMTIYVVCNFLGIQSINYYSPILFQGLGVKGTNASLFSTGMFGVVKFICTFIYILFIVDTVGRRKAFMASSTVCSLCFWYIGAYLKLNDPTKPGVSAGPGGKAAIAMMYIWIASFILAWSGGPFVVGSEVFDQNIRSFVQAINAAMSWVPIFIMSRFTTNMIRAMDYGIYFFFAALAVATIPFLFFCLPETKGIALEDMDRLFSPELPAWRAHDILMKRVQHETEEVFHENHKHGLFEAVDNKPVSENVEDILVNKEEK; encoded by the coding sequence atgTCTGACGAGAAAACAACTGCAACATACGAGTCACATACCAAACAGGATTCTATGTCATCAACAAGCTCCCAGTCTATTGAACAAATATCATCACCAACCAAATCagaaccaaaaaagaaatcatggtttaaaatgaaaaacttGTTTGAAAAGGTGGAAGATAGACCAACTCCACCACAGGTTTATAATTATAGAATTTATATGACTGCTATTATGGCATCTGCTGCTGCCATTATCATCGGGTATGATGGTGGGTTTATCGGTGGTACTGTTGCCTTAGATTCTTTTAAAAACGAGTTTGGTCTTGACAAGTCAGCTCATTCtagttttattatttccaaTGTCATCTCGGTTTTCCATGCTGGTTGTTTCTTTGGGGCCTTGTTCTCTTATCCATTTTCATTCTATCTTGGTAGACGTATTCCATTAATCTTTGCTGCATTTTTAATTACTGCTGGGTCTGGTATCATGTTGGCTGCAAACTCAAGTGTCGGGTTGGGCCCCATCTATGCTGGTAGAGTCATGGCAGGTGTGGCAGTTGGGTTTTCCACTAACTTGACAGTGGTGTATATATCGGAAATTGCCCCGCCAGCAATCAGAGGTCAATTAACCAGTAGTTACGAGATTGGTTGGAGAGTTGGTGATCTTGTTGGGTTTTGGATCAACTATGGGGTTGACTCGCATATTCCTGAAGGTAAAAGACAATGGTACATACCGTTTGctattcaattaattcctAGTGGGTTGTTTTTACTTGGGAGTATCTTCATGAAGGAATCTCCTAGATGGTTAATGCAAGTTGGTAGATATGACGAAGCCATCAAGAACTTGACTTGGTTCAGACAATTACCAGAGGACGATGAATATATTGTTTACGAAGTCAATCAAGTCAAAGAATCCATTGAAGaacaaaaacagaaaatCGGGCTTGGAATCATGGATCCATTTTATGAAGtgtttttcaacaataaactAGTCTTGCGTCGTTTGTTAATCACCATGACCATCTATGTTGTTTGTAACTTTTTGGGTATTCAATCTATCAATTACTATTCTCCAATTCTTTTCCAAGGTTTAGGTGTTAAGGGAACCAATGcttcattattttcaacGGGTATGTTTGGTGTTGTCAAGTTTATTTGTACATTCATTTacattttgtttattgtcGACACAgttggaagaagaaaggCATTTATGGCTTCGTCTACTGTTTGTTCACTTTGTTTTTGGTACATTGGTGCATACTTGAAATTGAACGATCCTACAAAACCAGGTGTTCTGGCCGGTCCAGGAGGCAAAGCTGCCATTGCTATGATGTATATTTGGATTGCTTCATTTATCTTAGCCTGGTCAGGAGGTCCATTTGTTGTTGGCAGTGAAGTGTTTGATCAAAATATCAGATCTTTTGTTCAAGCTATAAATGCCGCTATGTCATGGGTGCCGATCTTTATCATGTCAAGATTCACAACCAACATGATTCGTGCCATGGATTATGgtatttatttctttttcgcTGCTTTGGCAGTGGCCACCATCccatttcttttcttctgcTTGCCAGAAACAAAAGGTATTGCCTTGGAAGATATGGATAGATTATTTAGTCCAGAATTACCTGCCTGGAGAGCACATGATATTCTTATGAAACGTGTGCAACACGAAACTGAAGAAGTTTTCCATGAAAACCACAAACACGGTTTATTTGAAGCTGTTGATAATAAACCAGTTTCAGAAAACGTTGAGGACATTTTGGTCAACAAAGAGGAAAAATAG